TGTTTTCTCGGGGCTCACCTTGATGATTTTCAGAAACGTGTCTGGTTCGTGTGCGTGCAAAAACACTCCGGGGCACATTCCCCACGAGGGCATTGCAGGCGCAGTGGCCCGGGGCCCACATCCAGGAGGCCCCCCGGGCTACCTCCGCAGCCTCCTGCACATCGAGGAGCAGAGGGGCTTTACCATGCCTGCCACCGGGAAGGTAATTAAATCGAAGCCGAACCGCCCTCCTCCCGAAGCCTCTGAACGTTGAAGCGGCGGCCGGGTACCAATTAGAGGCGGCGAGCGCGGGGCGCGCCCGGGCGCTGGGGTTACATAAGCGCCGGGGGCTCCCGCCTCCGCCCGCTGCGCAGTGCCGGCCGCCCGGACTGACACAGGCGAGACAGATGCGTCCCGAGCCCCGCTGGTATCAAAATATATTTGCTGGCCTTCCCAAGGTCATCGTTAACACTCTTATTGATAGTTATTCGTGCCGTATAGGTAAAACAAGCCACttgattttaaattacagattctgaCCCAGAAGCTTGTTGCTGTCAGCTGAGTTAAAAGCCGCGAAGGAAAAATGCTGCAGCGCTGCAGATGTAGCCCACAGGCCTTGGCCGATCAAGTCTATATTTATGTCTTGAAATGGATAAGAAACTTGATTCCGTGGCTCACTCTCGCTTACTTGGCCCGATGCTTTCCTGCAGTGGGAGAGGCAGAATCACAATGTGTGAGCTAATGCACCAATGAAAATGTATTCATATTTAAAGGAGCTGAGGGGCATGGCTTTTGTTTGTGCTCTTGAGGCTTCTAGCATATTTAAGATGCTCAATTAAAAGTGAGCAGTCTCTGTGCTTGTGTAAATGTGCACGTCCTTTCTACAAGCCAAGGGTGTGTTGTTACTCCCACGTGACATAGACTAACACAAAGCCAGTATAGGGTTGATATCCTAAAAGTCCTGAGAACTGGCAGCTCTTTCCAGGGCTACtaatgtgtttattcatttcaaGAATACTTAAATAGTGCTACTGCCTaccagccactgttctaagccctttacatgTATCAATTCTTTTGATCCTTAGAGTAATCCTGTGACTTAGGTGctagatgaagaaacaaaggtaCCCATGCAATTGATTTAATTTGCCCAAGGTTCATAGTTATGGAGGGGAGAACCGGGATTCTCACTCAGGCTGTCTGCTCCCCAGTCCATGCCTGTAACCATCACCAGGCACTGCTGTGTACTTGGTAGAAGTCTTGGGCAAATCTTTTGCTCTTTGGGCCCAAAAGTTATCTTTTAAGAAGAGACAAAACTCTCATTTCAGCAAACGGATTTTTGTGATGGTTATGAGAGAATATTTTTTGCAGCTATTTGAATAATTTACAGATCGAGAATGAGGGATTATTGTCATTGTTTCAAGATAATGCCCCGGTGGATGTTATAGAAATTCTCTATCTCAAGGATGAGTGTGTGGGAGAGAGTTATGACAGGACCTCCGTAGTCCCATCCACTGATGGCAATAAAGTGTATGAAGAAAACTCCAACTGGGGCCATTCTGCTAAGCAGATGACTCTCAGGTGAAAAATTATCCCTTAATTTGGGCCCTCCCTGCTGGCATAGTCACTCATGTCTCTGTGTTCCCAGAGCAAATAGTTCCCAGTTCCCTGACGCCGGCACTGGAAATGCAGCTGCCATGGGCAACCATGCACGACACGGCCAGCACAATTTAATTTGGCCCTTGGCATCAAGAGTTTGAAGTCAGTCGTCGCCTGAATATTTCAAAACAACCCAGAATAATTCAAATATTCTGCCCCAATGGCCCCACAAAATAAATCCATACTTTTTAGCCcaagaactactttttttttttgcagaaaatatgGCCACTGAAAATTTGGGTGACAGGCAGGACCAAGGTGATGCATTCAATAGCACAgattaaatatttcctcttaaatttttgAAACGGTGCCACTGTGTGTTTTTCTGGTTCCCTTCCTCCAAGGGAGGCTAAACGTGTTCAGTGTAAGTTATCCTTGTTATGTCCCTGAGATAGATGTTTCCATAAactgtttcacagatgaagaaatgtggGTTGTATTTGACAATCCTTCGTatgatttgaaaatgaaaaagagagtgCGTGTTTAAGATATTTTTGATGAGAAGATCCAAAGAACCCCTGCACTCTTTGCTCGTGCAGCCATAGGAAGATGAAACGGGTCCACTCTCTTCCTGTGTCCGCAGTGAAGCTTCCAGGCAAACCAGACACATGCTCAGggcaacaacacacacacacacacacacacacacacacacacacacacacacacacacacacacaccagtcaagaaagaaaaaataaaattttaagtattctatATTTAAGGcttgaaaacatttgaaattgtCCCTGTGTGCAAAATCACTCATCTGGAGGACTTATGCACACATATTTTATAATCTTgcatacatgtttttattttgagttgCAATTAgttgggggcggggcggagggcaTAATCTTTTCAGAGTAACTTTCATCTGAACCTGGACGTGACTAATCTTCCTCTGAAGAGTTCACGTTCAGCAGAATTGCTCTATGAGCAACTTCTGACTATGAGAATGTAAATCTTGCACTAAGAACTGGGATCAGTACACCAGTCCCAGCAGCTGGGTACTCTGTTCCTTATCTAGATCCTCAGGAGGTCGGGCCATTAAGAGAAAGGTTTTCAGTAGGGAAGTCCAATCACAAGATTTCTTGTTCTGTAAAATGGTTTACATTGTGGCCATGTCAACAAGCACCCACAATTTTTGATCAAAATATTTCAGGTGTAGGGTAAATGTCTGAGTTGTTCAGGGATTCCATGGTTCTTTAGTAGCAGAGTTAGAACTTTAACCAGACTTTTCCATTCCAAGGCTAACACATAAGCCAACGGTGTTCAGAACCTTGGTGGCCGAGGGACCATTTACAGCTTATTTTTATGCTCAGAAACTACATGGTTATAGGTGGACTTGGGATGAGACTTGTAGGTGATCAAGTCACCTACCTTCTggaaccataatttttttttctcccagcaaCCTCTCACTGGGGATCCTGGCCTTCCTGGACATAGTTTGGCAACCACTCCATTGAATATAGTCTTTTTTATTAACCCATGTTGCTAGTTGACCAATCATTGCCAATTTTGGCCAACACAGTGTTGACATTGAAGAAATTTGTCCTCTACTTCCTAGTCTTGTTTCAGTCTTTATATCAGCAGTTGTTAAGGTCAAAACAAGCACAGTATGCCTTTCAGGGATGGCTCTTGTGTTTGGGCGTCATCTAAGCTGCCTGCTACATCCATATACAAACATCCCCAAATCAAGCTAATATTGTTGGCTCAATTCATGAAAAACACCCGACATCTGTACGACGCATGAAAATATGATCAGAGTTTTTCAGATTGTGACCAGATTGCTCACTAACAGTCCATAACGAGCCATTGCCATGTCTTGGGTACCATGTTTCTGAGGAGAGACAGCCCCTCCAACAGGGGACTTCttgggagagaagaagaagaagagcttTTCTTTATTACCTTTGCCAATAGTCATCCAACGCTCTCCGTAACTGGAAaggttttcttctgctttcttgcAGCTCTTGTACTTCCTGCTGAGCGCCCTTGGCCTGACGGTCTGTGTGCTGGCCGTGGCGTTCGCCGCTCACCACTATGCACAGCTCACACAGTTTACCTGTGGAACCACGCTCGACGCCTGCCAGTGCAAACTGCCCTCGTCCGAGCCCCTCAGCAGGACCTTTGTGTACCGGGATGTGACTGACTGTACCAGCATCACTGGCACTTTCAAACTGTTCTTACTTATCCAGATGATTCTGAACTTGGTCTGCGGCCTTGTGTGCTTGTTGGCCTGCTTTGTGATGTGGAAACACAGGTACCAGGTCTTTTACGTGGGTGTCAGGATGTGTTCCCTGACAACTTCCGAAGGTCAGCAGCCAAAGGTCTGACATTCTTGCTCTCAGGTGGGAGAGAAAACAGCACCCTGACTAGctgagctttttttaaaaaggaaaaaaagggaaagaaaatgaagaaaaaatgaaatttgaccATAACTAATATTCACTgttctaaatgaatatttttatatttttcaggaaaTGAAAGAGCATTTCTTCAGGTttccatagtattttttttttttttttaattcttaagatCTAAACTGACTTTGGGATATTAAAAGAACACGGTACAGGGGAAGAATGGTATAGCTCTATCTTTAAAGTCTGGAGTCTATTCCTAATACTCATTTTATCTATTACTGATATAATCTTCTTTCCTGTTAGTCCAGTTTGATTTGGACAGTTTCAGACCCACTTGGTAAATTTTGTAGGATCTTCCTTCAGGCCTTTCCCCCCTCCCGCCGTGATCCTCACTACGACTCAGAGAAAggcagggggcaggaggagggggagagctgAACAGCCAGCTTGTCTTTATTTTCCCTGGTAGAGATGTCTTCAAGGCATGAAACAGCTTAAAAGAGCAgagtagaaaaggaagagactttGCAAAAGGCTAAATAATTACAAACACCTGTGTTGGGGCCCCTGGCCTTTTTCCTCTGCTCCCTTATTTTGGATCTGTAAATAGATCACTTAGTGAATGCTTTGGGTGATTGTCTGCTTCTCAGTAATTGAAAGCTGGTGGTAGTTGTATTCTTAATGATATAgaaggtttaaaaataattacattatgCTTCTATTCTGTCACCTAAAACAAATCATTAAAACTAATTTCTATCTAATTGTTAATTATAATTATGCTCAGAAGTCTATTTAATGAGCCCTGGCTGTACTTACGTGGCACTGTCGGTATTTGGAGAAATTACTCTCACAAGAGAGAAGGCTTAAAGATTCTTTCTTCTGAAAGCCAAGCtttacaagggagaaaaaaaaaaattttttttttattaatagctcaggttaaaaatactcatttaaatgaaaacaagagcATTTGTAATGGGAAATGTTTATACAAATAGCACATTTGTGATATGTTGTAAAGTATCTCTCTTGGCAGCTAAGTACTTTTGACGAAGATTGAGTAATGCTGAAGTGTCCCATTCATGAAATTATATTTGATATGTAatcttattattgatttgtatgcACAGTCAACTAGAGCCTTAAACTAATGTTTTCTGAGGTCCTTATTTGAACATTTGGCCGTTGACTTGGAGggtagtttttggttttgttttgaagtGACTGCGACTTAAAAGAGCACAGCTACCCTATGGTGGGAGACTTTTCTCTCTAGTTATTGTTATCATTGAATTTGGAACAATATCAATGTTTTAAGGAAGGAGCTCAGAATGCAAATTCATGTAGCATAAATGTTACCAAAAACTTTCTCTATTAGTATGCTCTGTTGAAAGCAGAAATTCAAGATAATTGAGCTTAATTTGCTTCTCCACATTGCCTATTGATATATTTTACTAATCATTAAATCCTActctaaaaaaatcatttccttgTTTGCCTTAAGAGGTATATGAATAATTCCATCGATTGTGACAATAGTCGATTATTACATGATATGAATATccaaataaaaagggaaatgttAAGTTAGTTGGagaattgtaaatatattttatgcccTCCAGATAAAACACCTGATTAACATATGTTAAAACCTTTTTATGTATTGACTTGCTTTAAAAATGGCCTTCCTACACACTAGCTCAGGCCAAAAATGCACATCGGGGGCTTAATGGATGACTCTGGAGCAGAGGTTTGATACACAAAAATTACATCAACACACACCAAGCCTCCTGATGATGAcctaaaaaaatactttgtaccctgttaaaaaaattccaataacTGAATCCATTTTGATTTTGACAGTTTCctacaaaagaaaatgactgaTAATCTGTGGGCTCTTTTTTAAAGAGTGAGAAACCAGTGCTTTAATGCTAATGACTATGAATAAGGCATCATTGGAATCACATCATGAATACCTTAAACAATTTTTTATAGCAAACACTACAAATTTTTCTATCAGAAAATTAAATTCTACACAACACTAAGGTGCTGTATGCTTTACAAGCGATTCACAGGGTATTTCAAATGGTAGAATAACTCTGGCTTATGTGCTTCCTTTTTCTAAATAATGCAACCAGTAAGAACTGACATGGTGATAAGCTTGGTAATAatcaggatatatatatatacatatatatatatatatatgtatatatatatatatatgtatatatatatacatacacacacacacacatatatataatgtgtatatatataatgtgtgtatatatatacacattatatatatatatatatatatatatatataaaatatatatataatggggaTTTTGCTATTGGTGCTTGAATCATTCTTAAATccctaaagagagaaaaaattcataagtgaaggagaaacaaaaaataaaatgaaaaaattagaaaggaaagaaagaaaagatttctgtGCTGCAAACTCACTGTGTATTGATACATGTCAGAATTGTGTTGCATGAATAACAAACTGCTTTGGGCTGGATTTGAAGTATTTTGAGgttgtgttttgcaaatattgaagTTACAGTAATGGCAACAGAAAAGGAACAGATACCGAGCTTTACACTTAGCaaaatgttacatttaaaatCTGACAAGGTGCCAAGATGGTGACTGTCTCTTCTAAACCATAAAACAGTAAGATTTGCACAATCCTCCTTCTCTTCCACCTCCTttaggagaattaaatgaatcaaGACTTTGGAAAGAAGGCGAACAGCCGGGACTTGGCAGCACTTGAAATAGGAGGAATACAGCAGCCTAAATGTGCAGACTTCGTAACTGAGCCCACCCAATCGGTCTGTGCCTTCACGTGACCACCATCTGTGCCTCCCTTGCTCCATCCAAATTTGTGCAGGCAGATCCCTGGAGCCATTCCTAAAAATATAGCTACACCAGGGCCTAGAAACTGTAGTCAAGTAACAGGCctaacttttttccttccttgagtTAATCCTCCATAAGATCTCTTTTGAGGGGCTTTCAGCTGCAGACATCAGTGTGTTCTGACAGCGAGAACCCGTTATGTGTTTTCTATTTGTATCCAGGACATTAGAATCTGTTCATATTCTCATATTTCCTCTCTTGCATGCAGTATATCTGGAATATGTTTATAGATTTGTTTAGTAAAGGGTGGGGTAGAGGGTATCCGAGGGAGATTCCAGGGGACAGTGGTGGATCGGTTATTGATGATCGGAAATGAACTGAAAAGTTGCCCTGAAAAACTAATTGCATCCTTTCATGAAGCATACCTTTACATTTTCTAGTGATTGTCGCTGAACCATCGCTGTGCAGCCATACACACAGCCTGTGAATCAGGCTGGCCCTCAGTTCTTACTGTACTCAAAGAACTTGATCATGTTTTTAGATGTACGCTGTGTTTTCAGGGTAGTGTTACAAAGAGCCGATGGCCACATATATTGACTCACAGTGGAAACATTCATTTGGATAAAGGTTCAGTGGTTCAGCCTGTGAAATGAATACCTTGATCGGTTTCTTCTAATTTTCTAGTATTTCATTATCTCAAACAATTATCCCCTTCAAaaatattggtctgtactttGGTGTTGCAGTTTTGTTCTTCTGGCATTGAGGGTATAATGAGTAGAAAACAAAGTGTTTCCTACACGTTTAAGGCGGTTGTTTTTAAGGGGGTGTGTATACTGAAGATTTTctttgttaataaaattttcataatctCTGAAAACTCCTTGTTTGGATGTGTTTTAAGGTGATGGTACGTTGCACATGAACTGGTCTACATAAAATCTCTCAACTTAGTGTTTACAGCAAAAATCTGGGTTTGGAATAGACAAGGACCAATATGCATTGTGACTCCTTTGTTCCTGGGGCTGGCTCTCTTTTGGTACATTGTCGAAGTCAAGGCTGTAAATGCTCCCCAGGCAAAGGGAGCctgagctggaaaaaaaattttgcagAAGATGCTTCGAATGCTGATCTTCATTTACACCTATTAATATCAACTAAAGCTTGGCCTAAAGAATGGGATACATGTCGAATGTTATAGGCGCAATCATATTCAACATTGAATTAGATGGAAAAACAGACAGCCTATTCCATTTCAAATCTGAAAACAAGGGCTCCTTCTTACCAACTCTGAGACAATTTAAATAGTTGATTATACTGTAAAATGCAgtggttctttttctctaatttagTTAGAAAAGCTTGTAGAGTGCCAAAGGAAAGGGATAACGATTTAGGACACATGCTCTGAGCTGGACTTCCTATCCTTCGTCCTAAGGCTGCAGGTCCTAGGGTTGGAAATCTGActgccactttctagctatgtgactttggacaaaccATTTAgtctttagtttccttatttgtaaagtggAGAAAAGTGTAACTGCCTCACAGCCTCATGGGAAAGGTTAAATGCAATAGCACTTAACAAAGTGGCTCATAGCAGtggcttgataaatatttggtttCCTCCTTCCAGCTGGGTTCTACATAGCCTTCTCGTTGATGCCGGCTCCAGTCCCCGCATCCAACTAGAAAAGTGTCTCTGCATTGCTCTCCCCTTCTGGGACTTCCTTTTTATAAGCCAGAAACTCTATCAAATGGGCCTCAAAGagaaattctgcttt
The genomic region above belongs to Balaenoptera musculus isolate JJ_BM4_2016_0621 chromosome 10, mBalMus1.pri.v3, whole genome shotgun sequence and contains:
- the SSPN gene encoding sarcospan isoform X1; its protein translation is MGRERPGRGARSQGGPPAADAAGPEDMGPKRGAGAPKECGEEEARTCCGCRFPLLLALLQLALGVAVTVVGFLMAGISSSLLVRDTPFWAGIIVCLVAYLGLFMLCVSYQVDERTCIQFAMKLLYFLLSALGLTVCVLAVAFAAHHYAQLTQFTCGTTLDACQCKLPSSEPLSRTFVYRDVTDCTSITGTFKLFLLIQMILNLVCGLVCLLACFVMWKHRYQVFYVGVRMCSLTTSEGQQPKV
- the SSPN gene encoding sarcospan isoform X2 codes for the protein MLCVSYQVDERTCIQFAMKLLYFLLSALGLTVCVLAVAFAAHHYAQLTQFTCGTTLDACQCKLPSSEPLSRTFVYRDVTDCTSITGTFKLFLLIQMILNLVCGLVCLLACFVMWKHRYQVFYVGVRMCSLTTSEGQQPKV